One Bifidobacterium angulatum DSM 20098 = JCM 7096 DNA window includes the following coding sequences:
- a CDS encoding acyltransferase family protein: protein MATRFTHRHTHAYDARPATQRVVSSRAATATAGTPAAGRKRMMSIEVLRLLAIVCIAVFHAFLQQYVQAIWMGPHHPVSVAEPVSALASSRGAMWIVAMIMYCGAWGNHIFFMISGFFLIPRMCGAAGSSGYWNTQLRATGRRIAMILATVAFYLLLVLVAGHWAPSVSNDTQSASLVYELEFVWLYLAFVALAPAIAWVLNRLGACRSAVVAGAVLIAVYALNAYVACTWQAQYGQRTLLDWRKQMSAVSYALSFGLAGLLGWAVQHNSERRTEDKRHGVRHADRRPLWTIRGFWLCGVLVLLAVASVLTAVMVMRSSYVALYALSFKSTSLISFALAVCALMAAACPPLHARVHAARRAEAVVAALASGILGFYVVQTLASFLWKAVNARFLDPLLVRASSLQSGPAIFGELAAWIAVGAMLSLAYVVAVCLFDRCVRRPLLRMVHLSK from the coding sequence ATGGCAACACGGTTCACTCATCGGCATACGCATGCATACGATGCGCGCCCTGCGACGCAGCGCGTCGTATCATCGCGTGCCGCTACGGCTACGGCCGGCACGCCCGCGGCAGGGCGCAAGCGCATGATGTCGATCGAAGTGCTACGACTGCTCGCCATCGTCTGCATCGCCGTATTCCACGCATTCCTGCAGCAATACGTGCAAGCCATATGGATGGGGCCGCATCACCCCGTCAGCGTGGCCGAACCCGTGTCTGCACTCGCTTCCTCACGGGGCGCGATGTGGATCGTCGCAATGATCATGTACTGCGGCGCGTGGGGCAACCACATCTTCTTCATGATTTCGGGGTTCTTCCTTATCCCGCGCATGTGCGGGGCGGCAGGTTCCAGCGGCTATTGGAACACACAGCTGCGTGCCACCGGCCGCCGCATCGCAATGATCCTGGCCACTGTTGCGTTCTATCTGCTGCTTGTTCTGGTGGCCGGCCATTGGGCACCATCGGTATCAAACGATACGCAGTCGGCCAGCCTTGTCTACGAACTAGAATTCGTATGGCTATACCTGGCGTTCGTGGCGCTCGCTCCTGCGATCGCATGGGTGCTGAATCGCCTCGGCGCTTGCAGAAGCGCGGTGGTGGCAGGTGCCGTGCTGATTGCCGTCTATGCGCTGAATGCGTATGTGGCATGCACATGGCAGGCGCAGTACGGGCAGCGCACTTTGCTGGATTGGCGCAAGCAGATGAGTGCGGTCAGCTATGCGTTGTCGTTCGGATTGGCCGGTTTGCTTGGCTGGGCTGTGCAGCATAACAGTGAGCGGCGTACGGAAGACAAAAGACATGGGGTGCGGCATGCCGATCGCCGCCCACTGTGGACGATTCGCGGTTTCTGGCTGTGCGGTGTACTGGTGCTGCTGGCAGTGGCGTCCGTTCTCACCGCTGTTATGGTCATGCGCTCCTCATATGTTGCACTGTATGCGTTGTCGTTCAAATCGACGTCGTTGATTTCCTTTGCGCTTGCGGTGTGCGCGTTGATGGCTGCGGCCTGCCCGCCGCTTCACGCCCGCGTCCATGCCGCTCGTCGCGCCGAGGCCGTGGTTGCGGCGCTCGCTTCGGGCATTCTCGGGTTTTATGTGGTGCAGACCCTTGCCAGCTTCTTATGGAAGGCCGTCAATGCGAGGTTCCTCGACCCGCTTCTGGTGCGTGCCTCCTCGTTGCAGTCGGGGCCTGCCATATTCGGCGAGCTTGCGGCGTGGATTGCGGTCGGTGCCATGCTTTCGCTGGCATATGTTGTGGCGGTCTGCCTGTTCGATCGTTGTGTGCGCCGCCCGCTGCTGCGCATGGTCCATCTGTCGAAATGA
- the pgi gene encoding glucose-6-phosphate isomerase produces the protein MAINPPVDATKTTEWAALQKHYDELQAEGISLKKWFADDADRVEKLSFDAGDLHFDLSKNLIKPETLQLFANLAKAVKLDERTKAMYTGVHINNTEDRAVLHTALRRPVEDEGKYIVDGQDTVKDVRETLDRIYAFADKVRSGEWTGVTGKKIETVVNIGIGGSDLGPVMVYEALKPYADAGISARYISNIDPNDLAEKTKGLDPETTLFIIVSKTFTTLETLTNAREARTWLLEELKAKGAIDGSDEKNAEAIKKHFVAVSTNLEKVAEFGIDPNNAFGFWNWVGGRYSVDSAVGTSLAVVFGPARFEEFLHGFHEIDEYFVNTPFEKNVVVLLGMLNVWYRNFFKVASHAVLPYDQYLHRFPAYLQQLTMESNGKSVRWDGTPVTSETGEIFWGEPGTNGQHAFYQLIHQGTQLIPADFIAFVNTPNPTKDGDQDVHELFLGNYFAQTKALAFGKTADEVRAEGTPEEIVPARVFSGNRPTTSIFGVALTPFALGELIALYEHITFVEGTVWGLDSYDQWGVELGKQLAKQITPAISQDDDALAAQDASTQSLIKFYRAHREF, from the coding sequence ATGGCCATCAATCCTCCAGTTGATGCAACGAAGACCACGGAATGGGCTGCTCTGCAGAAGCATTACGATGAGCTGCAGGCAGAAGGCATCAGCCTCAAGAAGTGGTTCGCCGATGACGCCGATCGCGTGGAGAAGCTGAGCTTCGATGCCGGCGATCTGCACTTCGACCTCTCCAAGAACCTGATTAAGCCGGAGACCCTCCAGCTGTTCGCCAACCTGGCCAAGGCCGTCAAGCTTGACGAGCGCACCAAGGCTATGTACACCGGCGTGCATATCAACAACACCGAAGACCGTGCCGTGCTGCACACCGCACTGCGCCGCCCGGTCGAGGACGAGGGCAAGTACATTGTCGACGGTCAGGATACCGTCAAGGATGTGCGCGAAACCCTCGACCGCATCTACGCGTTCGCCGACAAGGTCCGTTCCGGCGAGTGGACCGGCGTGACCGGCAAGAAGATCGAGACCGTGGTCAACATCGGCATCGGTGGTTCCGACTTGGGTCCCGTCATGGTGTACGAGGCACTGAAGCCGTACGCAGACGCCGGCATTTCCGCCCGCTACATCTCCAACATCGACCCCAACGACCTGGCTGAGAAGACCAAGGGCCTCGACCCGGAGACCACCCTGTTCATCATCGTTTCCAAGACCTTCACCACCCTGGAAACCCTGACCAACGCCCGTGAGGCTCGCACCTGGCTGCTCGAAGAGCTCAAGGCCAAGGGCGCCATCGACGGTTCCGACGAGAAGAACGCCGAAGCCATCAAGAAGCACTTCGTCGCCGTCTCCACCAACCTGGAGAAGGTCGCCGAGTTCGGCATCGACCCGAACAACGCCTTCGGCTTCTGGAACTGGGTCGGTGGCCGTTACTCCGTCGACTCCGCCGTCGGCACCTCCCTCGCCGTGGTCTTCGGCCCGGCCCGCTTCGAGGAGTTCCTGCACGGCTTCCACGAAATCGACGAATACTTCGTCAACACCCCGTTCGAGAAGAACGTCGTCGTGCTGCTCGGCATGCTGAACGTGTGGTACCGCAACTTCTTCAAGGTCGCCTCCCACGCCGTGCTGCCGTACGACCAGTACCTGCACCGCTTCCCGGCCTACCTGCAGCAGCTGACCATGGAATCCAACGGCAAGTCCGTGCGTTGGGACGGCACCCCGGTCACCTCCGAGACCGGCGAGATCTTCTGGGGCGAGCCGGGCACCAACGGCCAGCACGCCTTCTACCAGCTGATCCACCAGGGCACCCAGCTGATCCCGGCTGATTTCATCGCTTTCGTGAACACCCCGAACCCGACCAAGGACGGCGACCAGGACGTGCACGAGCTGTTCCTGGGCAACTACTTCGCACAGACCAAGGCCCTGGCCTTCGGCAAGACCGCTGACGAAGTGCGCGCCGAGGGCACCCCGGAAGAGATCGTTCCGGCCCGTGTGTTCTCCGGCAACCGCCCGACCACCTCCATCTTCGGCGTGGCCCTGACCCCGTTCGCACTCGGCGAGCTCATCGCCCTGTACGAGCACATCACCTTCGTCGAAGGCACCGTGTGGGGCCTGGACTCCTACGATCAGTGGGGCGTCGAGCTCGGCAAGCAGCTGGCCAAGCAGATCACCCCGGCCATCTCCCAGGATGATGACGCACTGGCCGCACAGGACGCTTCCACCCAGTCCCTGATCAAGTTCTACCGCGCTCACCGCGAGTTCTGA
- the rplS gene encoding 50S ribosomal protein L19, with product MVNAIEAFDAKHLKPAEEIPEFRAGDTVDVNVKIKEGNNSRIQTFTGVVIARHGAGVRETFVVRKISFGTGVERRFPLHSPAIDSIKVVRRGRVRRAKLYYLRALRGKAARIVERRDNSK from the coding sequence ATGGTTAACGCTATTGAAGCATTTGATGCCAAGCACCTGAAGCCGGCCGAGGAGATCCCGGAGTTCCGCGCAGGCGACACCGTCGACGTGAACGTGAAGATCAAGGAAGGCAACAACTCCCGTATTCAGACTTTCACCGGTGTGGTCATCGCCCGTCACGGTGCAGGCGTCCGCGAAACCTTCGTCGTTCGTAAGATCAGCTTCGGCACCGGTGTGGAGCGTCGCTTCCCGCTGCACTCCCCGGCAATCGACTCCATCAAGGTCGTGCGTCGTGGCCGCGTGCGTCGCGCCAAGCTGTACTACCTGCGCGCTCTGCGCGGCAAGGCTGCTCGTATCGTCGAGCGTCGCGACAACTCCAAGTGA
- the lepB gene encoding signal peptidase I, producing MDSTVMNDMGNDSGNVPADAWRGDAQPAGTSRRRRSRRPAHAARKQNNDSFSTRDAILFCGIPVLVVLLIRLLLVGCYTIPSRSMESTIEPGDRVLTTKLTPKIFALKRGDVVVFHDPANWLAGESDSTLGEDYLIKRLIGLPGDVVECKGGGSPITINGVAIDETAYIKDGVQPSSFPFKVTVSENHIFVMGDNRSNSADSRYHQDDGDNGLVPIGKVVGVALVRYWPLNRLSTVSGHHDVFRDVPEGTAA from the coding sequence ATGGACAGCACGGTCATGAACGATATGGGCAATGATTCGGGGAATGTCCCCGCCGATGCGTGGCGCGGGGATGCGCAACCCGCCGGAACGTCGCGCCGCAGAAGAAGCCGCAGGCCGGCGCATGCGGCAAGGAAGCAGAACAACGACAGCTTCTCCACACGCGATGCCATATTGTTCTGCGGCATCCCCGTGCTGGTGGTGCTGCTTATCCGACTGTTGCTCGTCGGCTGCTACACCATCCCGTCGCGTTCCATGGAAAGCACCATTGAACCTGGCGATCGTGTGCTCACCACCAAGCTCACCCCGAAAATCTTCGCGCTCAAACGAGGCGATGTCGTCGTCTTCCATGATCCGGCAAATTGGCTCGCCGGCGAATCCGACAGCACGCTGGGCGAAGACTATCTGATCAAACGTCTGATCGGATTGCCGGGCGATGTGGTCGAGTGCAAGGGCGGCGGCAGCCCCATCACCATCAATGGCGTGGCCATCGATGAGACGGCGTACATCAAGGACGGTGTGCAACCCAGTTCATTCCCGTTCAAAGTGACGGTAAGCGAGAACCATATTTTCGTCATGGGTGATAATCGTTCCAATTCCGCTGATTCTCGCTACCATCAGGACGATGGTGACAACGGCTTGGTGCCGATCGGCAAAGTGGTGGGCGTGGCGTTGGTGCGCTACTGGCCGTTGAACAGACTGTCTACGGTCAGCGGGCATCACGACGTGTTCCGTGACGTTCCGGAAGGAACTGCGGCATGA
- a CDS encoding ribonuclease HII, which yields MITPTLDLEHTLADRQYDVIVGFDEVGRGSLAGPVMVGACAIRAQDVRDGAKEVPQGVADSKMLTEHRREAIVDELKDWSAAWAVGAASNTEIDEWGISYALGVAALRALAEVERTLGIGDDGTAVIGGVKTRASVGAILDGPNDYITKALNTFEAPVVPVPADVVTKVKGDQHCATVAAAAVIAKVTRDRLMVSIAHSDPQYAPYEWEHNKGYGSKAHRAAIAQYGPTALHRISWKLT from the coding sequence ATGATCACCCCGACCCTTGATCTTGAGCATACGTTGGCAGACAGGCAATACGACGTGATCGTCGGTTTTGACGAAGTCGGCCGGGGCTCCTTGGCAGGGCCGGTCATGGTTGGTGCCTGCGCGATCCGGGCGCAGGATGTGCGCGATGGTGCGAAGGAAGTGCCGCAAGGCGTTGCCGATTCCAAAATGCTGACCGAACATCGCCGCGAGGCGATCGTCGACGAGCTGAAGGATTGGAGTGCGGCTTGGGCCGTGGGCGCCGCCAGCAACACGGAGATCGACGAGTGGGGCATCTCCTATGCGCTCGGTGTCGCCGCGTTGCGCGCATTGGCCGAGGTCGAGCGCACGCTGGGCATCGGCGACGATGGTACGGCGGTTATCGGGGGAGTGAAGACTCGCGCATCTGTGGGCGCGATTCTTGACGGTCCGAACGATTACATCACCAAGGCGCTGAATACGTTTGAGGCTCCGGTGGTGCCGGTCCCCGCCGATGTCGTCACCAAGGTCAAAGGCGATCAGCATTGCGCGACCGTTGCCGCTGCGGCGGTGATCGCCAAGGTCACGCGAGACCGGCTGATGGTGTCCATCGCGCACAGCGATCCCCAATACGCTCCATACGAATGGGAGCATAACAAGGGCTACGGTTCCAAAGCCCACCGTGCGGCCATCGCGCAATACGGGCCGACTGCGCTGCATCGTATCAGTTGGAAGCTGACCTGA
- a CDS encoding LacI family DNA-binding transcriptional regulator: MVAGRKANKRPSMFEVAKLAGVSHQTVSRVINNSPDVSTSTRAKVQRAIEQLDYRPSNSARALASHRSRTIGLIAGGQNFYGPISAIGAIESIARSHGLFMSVMMVHEALCTQKEFDNLCRTFDEQNVDAFIFLTPTDVMFSAACRARISRPRVLITSAHGGMGVQEELRLLRPADRRKVALVGIDQWGAMEDVMHVLKARGHRSALYFAGPREWRDAFTRLAAWNKLCATNAVNSVTVQCKTWEGGEAYAKMNHVLENIGRSGGRLPSAVVTANDAQAMGVARAMHEHGVRIPQDVSLVGFDDMPGVDNMLPPLTTVRQDFETLGQLAMCEVLYLLGEGAEPGYASSQHGVGLVPAKLVQRSSVGGASSR, encoded by the coding sequence ATGGTGGCTGGGCGGAAAGCGAATAAACGTCCTTCGATGTTTGAAGTGGCCAAGCTTGCCGGAGTAAGCCATCAGACCGTTTCCCGCGTCATCAATAATTCCCCGGACGTTTCAACGTCCACACGCGCCAAGGTGCAGCGCGCCATTGAACAGCTTGACTATCGTCCCAGCAACTCCGCTCGTGCACTGGCATCCCACCGGTCCCGCACCATCGGTCTTATCGCCGGCGGGCAGAACTTCTACGGCCCTATCTCCGCTATTGGCGCCATCGAATCGATTGCGCGCTCGCACGGCCTGTTCATGTCCGTGATGATGGTGCATGAGGCGTTGTGCACGCAGAAGGAATTCGATAATCTATGCCGTACCTTCGATGAGCAGAATGTCGATGCGTTCATCTTCTTGACGCCCACGGATGTGATGTTCTCCGCTGCCTGCCGCGCTCGGATCAGCCGTCCTCGTGTGTTGATTACCTCCGCGCATGGCGGCATGGGTGTGCAGGAGGAGCTTCGTCTGCTCAGACCTGCCGATCGGCGCAAGGTGGCGCTTGTCGGTATTGACCAGTGGGGCGCGATGGAGGATGTGATGCATGTGCTGAAGGCGCGTGGGCACCGTTCGGCCCTGTATTTCGCCGGTCCTCGCGAATGGCGTGACGCCTTCACCCGTCTGGCCGCGTGGAATAAGCTGTGCGCAACCAACGCAGTGAATTCGGTCACCGTTCAATGCAAGACATGGGAGGGTGGCGAGGCATATGCCAAGATGAACCATGTGCTTGAGAATATCGGGCGTTCCGGCGGCAGGCTGCCGTCTGCGGTGGTTACCGCGAATGATGCGCAGGCGATGGGGGTGGCGCGTGCCATGCATGAGCATGGCGTGCGTATTCCGCAGGATGTGAGTCTGGTCGGTTTTGACGATATGCCGGGTGTGGATAATATGCTCCCGCCGCTGACCACTGTTCGCCAGGATTTTGAGACGTTGGGGCAACTGGCGATGTGTGAGGTGCTGTATCTGCTGGGGGAGGGCGCCGAACCGGGGTATGCCTCGTCGCAGCACGGTGTAGGTCTGGTGCCGGCAAAGCTGGTGCAGCGCAGTTCCGTGGGGGGTGCCTCGAGCCGTTGA
- a CDS encoding sugar porter family MFS transporter, protein MTENTTSAVKKQGSMKYVVILALSAGMAGLLYGYDTVSISGAIEFLRQAYNLSAGLQGLVISSIMIGGVVGVGFSGFLADKIGRRKVLLIGAACFFFAALWSAFTYSPWTLIAARIIGGVGIGLASALAITYITECAPAKYRGTLSSAYQLLTILGIFLTNVINFGIANAGSLDWGINTGWRWMLGIGCLPAAIFFIALFLSPESPRFLIQSGREKEGFAILEKIGGTDEAHREVADVKASIERDKNGKLTDLFKKPLLIPFLIGLLLAAFNQVGGQNAVSYYGPTMFKAALGDNIPNVEFLCSSLVGLVELVFTVVGMALIDKAGRKPLLVSSAAGMGVFAAIMAFAFHANIGWLVVAGACGFIACFAFGLGPVTWVMIPELFPTYMRGRASGLCTVLLWGINFCVGQFTPMMFQGWGGSGTFIFWMVMDFIGAISIAKFAPETKGKTLEEIQALWTK, encoded by the coding sequence ATGACTGAGAACACTACGAGCGCTGTTAAAAAGCAGGGTTCAATGAAATATGTGGTCATTCTGGCATTAAGCGCTGGTATGGCTGGCCTTCTCTATGGCTACGACACGGTGAGCATTTCCGGCGCCATCGAATTCCTCCGTCAGGCATACAACCTGTCCGCGGGACTTCAGGGCTTGGTTATCTCCTCCATCATGATCGGCGGTGTGGTTGGCGTTGGCTTCTCCGGCTTCCTTGCCGATAAGATTGGCCGCCGCAAGGTGCTGCTCATCGGTGCAGCCTGCTTCTTCTTCGCGGCTCTGTGGTCTGCCTTCACCTACAGCCCATGGACTTTGATTGCCGCTCGTATTATCGGCGGTGTCGGCATCGGCCTGGCGTCCGCACTGGCCATCACCTACATCACCGAGTGCGCTCCTGCCAAGTACCGTGGCACCCTGAGCTCCGCCTACCAGCTGCTCACCATCCTCGGTATCTTCCTGACCAATGTCATCAACTTCGGTATTGCCAATGCCGGTAGCCTTGACTGGGGTATCAACACTGGTTGGCGTTGGATGCTCGGCATCGGCTGCCTCCCGGCTGCCATCTTCTTCATCGCACTGTTCCTCTCCCCGGAATCCCCGCGTTTCCTGATTCAGTCCGGCCGTGAAAAGGAAGGCTTCGCCATCCTTGAAAAGATCGGTGGCACCGATGAGGCCCATCGTGAGGTTGCAGACGTCAAGGCCTCCATCGAGCGTGATAAGAACGGCAAGCTGACCGATCTGTTCAAGAAGCCGCTGCTCATCCCGTTCCTCATTGGCTTGCTGCTCGCCGCCTTCAACCAGGTCGGTGGCCAGAACGCCGTCTCCTACTACGGTCCGACCATGTTCAAGGCCGCTCTGGGTGACAACATCCCGAACGTTGAATTCCTGTGCTCCTCCCTCGTTGGTCTTGTCGAGCTGGTCTTCACCGTTGTCGGTATGGCACTTATCGACAAGGCAGGCCGTAAGCCGCTGCTGGTCTCCTCCGCTGCTGGCATGGGTGTGTTTGCCGCCATCATGGCTTTCGCCTTCCATGCGAACATCGGTTGGCTCGTTGTCGCCGGCGCTTGCGGATTCATCGCCTGCTTCGCCTTCGGCCTCGGCCCGGTGACCTGGGTCATGATTCCTGAGCTCTTCCCGACCTACATGCGTGGTCGTGCTTCCGGCCTGTGCACCGTGCTGCTGTGGGGCATCAACTTCTGCGTCGGTCAGTTCACCCCGATGATGTTCCAGGGCTGGGGCGGTTCCGGCACCTTCATCTTCTGGATGGTCATGGACTTCATTGGTGCCATCTCCATCGCCAAGTTCGCTCCTGAGACCAAGGGCAAGACCCTGGAAGAGATCCAGGCTCTCTGGACCAAGTGA
- a CDS encoding xylulokinase, whose protein sequence is MVDIDDAPQKIAEKIRGGRTALGIEFGSTRIKAVLIDDTYRTIASGDYQWASHLEDGLWSYSKEEIWKGLQSAYASMADDVYNAYGERLTFIGHIGFSAMMHGYLAFDKAGELLVPFRTWQNTNTSEAHEKLSELFQYNIPERWSVAHLYQAVLNKEEHVGKVDYITTLAGYVHWKLTGKKVLGVGDASGMFPIDPTTKTYEAEFLKQFDALDEIAEQPWKIEDLLPTPLVAGTSAGELTAEGAKLLDPSGALQPGIVLAPPEGDAGTGMVATNSVRVRTGNVSAGTSIFAMVVLEHKLKALHPEVDLVTTPAGDLAGMSHANNFTSDLNAWVGLFGQFAAASGYPLDPGSLYGTLFRAAIADDVDSNCGGLINYPFRSGEFLAGLSEGRPLFVRGPEANMSLGNFMRAQLFSAFSPVKIGMDIMTKDEGVAVDSLVGHGGIFTTPKVAQKILAAAFNTPIKVMSTAAEGGAWGMAVLADYLWHTNEDKSNLADYLDGRVFAGASSTTESPDSDDVAGFEEFFERFRKGLPIEQAAINAVPLETK, encoded by the coding sequence ATGGTCGACATTGATGATGCTCCCCAGAAGATTGCGGAGAAGATCCGCGGCGGTCGCACCGCACTAGGCATCGAGTTCGGTTCCACCCGAATCAAGGCCGTGCTGATCGACGATACGTACCGTACGATTGCATCCGGCGACTACCAGTGGGCAAGCCACCTGGAAGACGGCTTGTGGAGCTACTCCAAGGAGGAGATCTGGAAGGGGCTGCAGTCCGCATACGCTTCCATGGCGGATGATGTGTACAACGCCTACGGTGAGCGTCTGACGTTTATCGGTCATATCGGCTTCTCTGCCATGATGCACGGCTACCTTGCCTTCGACAAGGCTGGCGAGCTGTTGGTTCCGTTCCGCACCTGGCAGAACACCAACACTTCCGAGGCCCATGAAAAGCTTTCCGAGCTGTTCCAATACAACATCCCGGAACGTTGGTCCGTGGCACACCTTTACCAGGCCGTGCTCAACAAGGAAGAACACGTCGGCAAGGTGGATTACATCACCACACTCGCCGGCTATGTGCACTGGAAGCTTACCGGCAAGAAGGTTCTTGGCGTGGGCGATGCGTCGGGCATGTTCCCGATCGACCCGACCACTAAGACCTACGAGGCCGAATTCCTCAAGCAGTTCGACGCGCTGGATGAGATTGCCGAACAGCCGTGGAAGATTGAGGATCTGCTGCCGACCCCGTTGGTCGCCGGAACCTCGGCCGGTGAGCTTACCGCCGAAGGTGCCAAGCTGCTCGATCCTTCCGGGGCCTTGCAGCCGGGCATCGTGCTGGCTCCGCCGGAAGGTGACGCCGGCACCGGTATGGTTGCCACCAACTCCGTGCGCGTACGCACCGGAAACGTGTCAGCCGGAACCTCCATCTTCGCTATGGTCGTACTGGAGCACAAGCTCAAGGCCCTGCACCCGGAAGTCGATCTGGTCACCACTCCGGCTGGCGATTTGGCCGGCATGAGCCACGCCAATAACTTCACCTCCGACCTCAACGCGTGGGTTGGCCTGTTCGGTCAGTTTGCCGCCGCTTCGGGATATCCGCTCGATCCGGGCAGCCTGTACGGGACGCTGTTCCGTGCGGCCATTGCCGACGATGTCGATTCCAACTGCGGTGGTCTGATTAATTACCCGTTCCGTTCCGGCGAATTCCTCGCCGGATTGTCGGAAGGCCGTCCGCTGTTCGTGCGTGGCCCTGAGGCGAATATGAGCCTGGGCAACTTCATGCGCGCTCAGCTGTTCAGCGCGTTCTCCCCGGTCAAGATCGGTATGGACATCATGACCAAGGATGAAGGCGTCGCCGTTGATTCGCTCGTCGGCCACGGTGGCATCTTCACCACCCCGAAGGTCGCTCAGAAGATTCTTGCCGCGGCATTCAACACTCCGATCAAGGTCATGTCCACTGCCGCCGAAGGTGGCGCATGGGGCATGGCAGTGCTCGCCGATTACCTGTGGCACACCAACGAGGACAAGAGCAACCTTGCCGATTACCTCGATGGTCGCGTCTTCGCCGGCGCCAGCTCCACCACAGAGAGTCCCGATTCGGATGATGTGGCAGGCTTTGAGGAGTTCTTCGAGCGTTTCCGCAAGGGTCTGCCCATCGAGCAGGCCGCTATTAATGCGGTTCCGCTGGAAACCAAGTAA
- a CDS encoding L-ribulose-5-phosphate 4-epimerase codes for MATLADYGPEVRAEVKQVREVVATLHEQLIKWNLVVWTAGNVSQRLHTADLMVIKPSGLRYEYLTPSSMVVCDLDGNVVDGAEAPSSDTASHAYIYRHMPDVYGVVHTHSTYATAWAATGQNIPCGLTMMGDEFGGPVPVGPFRLIGSEAIGEGVVETLKQYPKSPAVLMQNHGPFTIGKDAEAAVKAAAMTEEVAHTMWAAKQLGDIIPISQEDIDRLNDRYTNVYGQH; via the coding sequence ATGGCAACTTTGGCTGATTACGGTCCCGAAGTCCGTGCTGAAGTTAAGCAGGTGCGCGAGGTCGTCGCCACCCTGCACGAGCAGCTTATCAAGTGGAACCTCGTCGTATGGACCGCTGGCAACGTTTCCCAGCGTCTTCATACCGCCGACCTGATGGTCATCAAGCCCTCCGGCCTGCGCTACGAGTACCTCACCCCGAGCTCGATGGTCGTTTGCGATCTCGACGGCAACGTGGTCGATGGCGCGGAAGCCCCCAGCTCCGACACCGCCTCCCACGCTTACATCTATCGTCACATGCCCGACGTCTACGGTGTAGTGCACACTCACTCCACCTATGCGACCGCTTGGGCGGCCACCGGTCAGAACATTCCTTGCGGTCTGACCATGATGGGTGACGAATTCGGTGGCCCTGTGCCGGTAGGTCCCTTCCGCCTCATCGGTTCCGAAGCCATCGGCGAAGGCGTTGTGGAGACCTTGAAGCAGTACCCGAAGTCCCCTGCCGTGCTCATGCAGAATCATGGTCCTTTCACCATTGGTAAGGACGCGGAAGCTGCCGTCAAGGCCGCCGCGATGACCGAGGAAGTCGCCCACACCATGTGGGCTGCCAAGCAGCTTGGCGATATCATCCCGATTTCCCAGGAAGATATCGATAGGTTGAACGATCGCTACACCAACGTCTACGGACAGCACTGA